Proteins encoded together in one Anaerococcus murdochii window:
- the yqeK gene encoding bis(5'-nucleosyl)-tetraphosphatase (symmetrical) YqeK, with translation MNKMKDIQNKLINDIGEKRFKHSLRVAETAVKLADNYGLDPKKAYLAGLIHDCAKYNEEAYIKKYNIDFSIYPVCSIKDPVLHSFLGAEVAKKVYNICDRDVLKAIEYHTTGRPDMSDLEKIIFIADAIEPARDFEGIDKIRKLAFENLNKAMLNLLDSNIIFLIGKKALINPLSFEARNYLIEEKNGKIRHNS, from the coding sequence ATGAATAAGATGAAAGATATTCAAAATAAGTTGATAAATGATATAGGTGAAAAAAGATTCAAGCATAGCTTAAGGGTTGCGGAGACTGCAGTTAAACTTGCAGATAATTATGGACTAGATCCAAAGAAAGCCTACCTAGCTGGTCTTATTCATGACTGCGCAAAATATAACGAAGAAGCCTATATAAAAAAATACAATATTGATTTTTCTATCTATCCGGTATGTTCGATTAAAGATCCTGTACTGCATTCATTTTTAGGAGCAGAAGTCGCAAAAAAAGTGTATAATATATGTGATAGGGATGTTTTAAAAGCTATCGAATATCATACAACTGGTCGACCTGATATGAGTGATTTAGAAAAAATTATTTTCATCGCTGATGCAATTGAGCCAGCTAGAGATTTTGAAGGCATCGATAAGATTAGAAAATTAGCATTTGAAAACCTAAATAAAGCTATGCTAAATCTTTTGGATAGCAACATAATATTTTTGATAGGCAAGAAGGCTTTGATAAATCCCTTAAGCTTTGAAGCAAGAAATTACTTGATTGAGGAGAAAAATGGAAAAATTAGACATAATAGTTAA
- the rsfS gene encoding ribosome silencing factor, which produces MEKLDIIVKTLEDKLAEDVNVIKLEDSSVADYFVIATGNSINQTRALADYIEENLHKEGYELLSNEGLREGEWILIDAGDIIVHIFTQKQRKFYDLDNLWEN; this is translated from the coding sequence ATGGAAAAATTAGACATAATAGTTAAAACATTAGAAGATAAATTAGCTGAAGATGTAAATGTCATAAAATTAGAAGACTCATCTGTTGCAGACTACTTTGTCATAGCTACAGGTAATTCTATAAACCAAACTAGGGCCTTAGCTGATTATATAGAAGAAAATCTTCATAAAGAAGGTTATGAACTTTTATCTAATGAAGGACTTCGTGAGGGAGAATGGATTCTAATAGATGCTGGGGACATAATAGTACACATCTTCACCCAAAAGCAAAGAAAGTTTTATGATTTAGATAATTTGTGGGAGAATTAA